One part of the Phaenicophaeus curvirostris isolate KB17595 chromosome 2, BPBGC_Pcur_1.0, whole genome shotgun sequence genome encodes these proteins:
- the KHK gene encoding ketohexokinase, with protein sequence MAAAAAEGGERRILCAGLVCLDIISEVDTFPAEDSDTRCRSQRWQRGGNASNSCTVLALLGAPCAFMGSLAPGPAGDFLLADFQRRGIDVKHVVLHPHGDVPCACCLLNAATGSRTIVLHDTNLPDVTARHFESVDLSQYKWIHWEARNPVEQAAMMRRVQQYNQAQPAGQRVQTSVELEKPREGVLELMGLANVVFVSKDLVQHLGFHSAPEALQGLRGHLQPGATLICAWAEAGADALGPEGQLLHSDAFPPHALVDTLGAGDTFNAAVIFALSEGRSLQDALTFGCRIAGKKCGVLGFDGIV encoded by the exons atggcggcggcggcggcggagggggGAGAGCGGCGGATCCTGTGCGCCGGGCTCGTGTGCCTGGACATCATCAGCGAGGTGGATACGTTCCCGGCCGAGGACTCGGACACCCG GTGCCGGTCTCAGCGATGGCAGCGCGGCGGCAACGCCTCCAACTCGTGCACCGTGCTGGCGCTGCTCGGAGCGCCCTGCGCCTTCATGGGCTCCCTGGCCCCGGGGCCCGCCGGAGA TTTCCTGCTAGCGGATTTCCAGCGCCGTGGCATCGACGTGAAGCACGTGGTGCTGCACCCGCACGGGGACGTGCCCTGCGCCTGCTGCCTGCTGAACGCCGCCACCGGCTCCCGCACCATCGTGCTCCACGACAC GAACCTGCCTGACGTCACCGCCCGCCACTTCGAGAGCGTCGACCTCTCCCAGTACAAATGGATCCACTGGGAA GCACGTAACCCCGTGGAGCAGGCGGCGATGATGCGGCGGGTGCAGCAGTACAACCAGGCGCAGCCCGCGGGGCAGCGGGTGCAAACCTCGGTGGAGCTGGAGAAGCCGCGGGAAGGGGTCCTAGAGCTCATGGGGCTGGCGAATGTG GTGTTCGTCAGCAAGGACCTGGTGCAGCACCTGGGGTTCCACTCGGCCCCCGAGGCGCTGCAGGGGCTGCGGGGCCACCTGCAGCCGGG GGCCACCCTGATCTGCGCGTGGGCCGAGGCGGGTGCCGACGCGCTGGGGCCGGAGGGGCAGCTGCTGCACTCGGACGCCTTCCCGCCCCACGCGCTGGTGGACACGCTGGGCGCTGGCGACACCTTCAACGCCGCCGTCATCTTCGCGCTCTCGGAAG GGAGGAGCCTGCAGGACGCCCTCACTTTCGGCTGCCGGATTGCGGGCAAGAAATGTGGGGTGCTGGGCTTCGACGGCATCGTCTGA